A genomic region of Catalinimonas niigatensis contains the following coding sequences:
- the fbaA gene encoding class II fructose-bisphosphate aldolase, translating into MKETFKPGVLYGDDLKRFYTYANHKGFALPAVNVTGTNTINAVLETAREVNSAVIIQFSNSGASFYAGKGLSNEGQQASIAGAISGAMHVHTLAEKYGVTVILHTDHSARKLLPWIDGLLDAGEAYHKEHGRPLFSSHMLDLSEEHMEENIATCKEYYARMYKLGMSIEIELGVTGGEEDGVDNSDVDASKLYTQPEEVSYAYKELSEVGDNFTIAAAFGNVHGVYKPGNVKLTPKILLNSQQYIKKELATSEDQPVNFVFHGGSGSTQAEIREAVSYGVVKMNIDTDVQWAFWEGIKDYYQGKEAYLQAQIGSPDGDDSPNKKHYDPRVWLRKGEEAIIKRLKQAFDDLNAINSMK; encoded by the coding sequence ATGAAAGAGACTTTTAAACCTGGCGTTTTATACGGCGATGATCTGAAGCGTTTTTATACCTATGCTAACCATAAAGGTTTTGCCCTTCCCGCCGTCAATGTAACGGGCACCAACACCATCAATGCGGTATTGGAAACTGCCCGTGAAGTAAATTCCGCAGTCATCATCCAGTTTTCTAACTCGGGTGCTTCTTTTTATGCTGGCAAAGGACTGAGCAATGAAGGACAGCAGGCTTCTATCGCCGGTGCCATCTCCGGAGCGATGCATGTACACACGCTGGCTGAGAAGTACGGCGTAACCGTCATTTTGCATACCGACCACTCGGCAAGGAAACTGCTTCCCTGGATTGACGGTTTACTGGATGCCGGAGAGGCTTATCATAAAGAACATGGCAGACCTTTGTTTAGCTCACATATGCTGGACCTTTCGGAGGAGCATATGGAAGAAAATATTGCTACCTGCAAGGAGTATTATGCACGCATGTACAAACTGGGCATGTCTATAGAAATAGAACTGGGCGTCACCGGTGGTGAGGAAGACGGCGTGGACAATAGCGACGTAGATGCTTCCAAACTCTATACTCAGCCCGAAGAAGTGTCTTATGCTTACAAAGAACTTTCTGAAGTAGGCGACAACTTCACCATTGCTGCTGCCTTTGGTAATGTACATGGGGTATACAAACCCGGTAATGTGAAGCTGACCCCCAAAATTCTTCTTAACTCACAGCAGTACATCAAAAAGGAACTGGCTACCAGTGAAGACCAGCCGGTGAACTTTGTGTTTCATGGAGGTTCTGGCTCTACGCAGGCCGAGATCCGCGAAGCAGTGAGCTATGGCGTAGTGAAGATGAACATTGATACCGACGTACAGTGGGCTTTCTGGGAAGGCATCAAAGATTATTATCAGGGCAAAGAAGCCTACTTGCAGGCGCAGATTGGCAGCCCTGATGGAGATGATTCTCCTAACAAAAAACACTATGACCCCCGCGTATGGCTACGCAAGGGTGAAGAGGCAATCATTAAGCGCTTAAAGCAGGCTTTTGATGACCTCAATGCCATCAACTCTATGAAATAA
- a CDS encoding DUF5060 domain-containing protein, whose protein sequence is MMYKLNNNLIALLCFCSVCLLSCQSTEDAEEEASTYQKWHKMTLSFEGPQTSEQAEDNPFLNYRLLVSFTHEDKTYEVPGFYAADGNAAESSAENGNIWQVHFTPDAEGEWNYAVSFRQGDSIAVSDDSQAGEAVAFDGSSGSFTVSPSDKEGRDLRAKGRLQYIGERYLRFAETKEYYLKGGTDSPENLLGYEDFDGTYFGSDEEQREGEAAADKDMHRYEDHVQDWHEGDPGWQNGKGKGLIGAFNYLAEKGMNSAYFLTLNIGGDGKDVWPYTGYDERYRFDCSKLAQWEKVLSHADSLGIMLHIVIQETENELLLDGGDTGTQRKLYFRELIARFAHHLAVTWNMGEENGYADFTPNAQNDAQRKAMMSYIKQTDPYKNFVVLHTHAAPTHRYEILDALLGFKDLDGPSLQISPPRDVHEETKHWIAASEEAGKQWVVNLDEIGPHYHGVLPDNIDPEHDTVRYESLWGNLMAGGGGAEWYFGYKFPNDDLNAETFRTRNNIWDQTRFALNFFHEHLPFWEMQAADTLVDAEGAYCFAKPGEVYAIYTRYGAATQLDLEDYEGAYQVQWYNPQTGEGLSDGSVSEVRGPGEVALGAPPSAPKEDWVILVKPLEKQ, encoded by the coding sequence ATGATGTACAAACTCAATAACAACCTGATTGCTCTTTTATGTTTCTGTTCCGTATGCTTACTTTCCTGCCAGAGTACGGAAGACGCTGAGGAAGAAGCGTCCACATATCAGAAATGGCACAAAATGACGCTTTCTTTTGAAGGCCCCCAGACGAGCGAGCAGGCAGAAGATAACCCTTTTCTCAATTATCGGCTGCTGGTCAGCTTTACACATGAGGATAAAACCTATGAAGTCCCTGGCTTCTATGCTGCTGATGGTAATGCCGCCGAGAGCAGTGCCGAGAATGGAAACATCTGGCAGGTCCATTTTACGCCCGATGCGGAAGGCGAGTGGAATTATGCAGTCTCTTTCCGGCAGGGAGACAGTATTGCGGTCAGCGATGATTCTCAGGCAGGAGAGGCTGTCGCTTTTGATGGCAGCAGCGGTAGCTTTACAGTCAGTCCTTCTGACAAAGAAGGCAGAGACTTAAGAGCAAAAGGACGCCTGCAATACATTGGAGAGCGTTATCTGCGATTTGCTGAAACCAAAGAATACTATCTTAAGGGAGGGACCGATAGCCCGGAAAATTTATTGGGTTATGAAGATTTTGACGGTACCTACTTTGGGTCTGATGAAGAGCAGCGGGAAGGCGAAGCCGCCGCTGACAAAGACATGCATCGTTACGAAGACCATGTGCAGGACTGGCACGAAGGTGATCCCGGCTGGCAGAATGGAAAAGGCAAAGGGCTGATTGGCGCATTTAATTATCTGGCAGAAAAGGGGATGAATTCCGCTTATTTCCTGACCCTCAATATTGGAGGGGATGGCAAAGATGTGTGGCCTTATACCGGCTACGACGAACGCTATCGCTTTGACTGTAGTAAGCTGGCCCAGTGGGAGAAAGTACTTTCACATGCCGATAGCCTGGGCATCATGCTGCACATCGTGATTCAGGAAACAGAAAATGAACTCTTACTGGACGGTGGAGATACCGGTACGCAACGTAAACTTTACTTTCGTGAGCTGATCGCTCGTTTTGCCCATCATTTGGCTGTGACCTGGAACATGGGAGAAGAGAATGGCTACGCGGATTTTACACCAAATGCCCAGAATGATGCACAGCGTAAAGCCATGATGTCTTATATCAAACAGACTGATCCCTACAAGAACTTTGTGGTATTGCATACCCATGCAGCACCTACGCATCGTTACGAAATTCTGGATGCTTTGCTGGGTTTTAAAGATCTGGATGGCCCCTCTTTGCAAATTAGTCCGCCCCGAGATGTGCATGAGGAGACCAAACACTGGATTGCTGCCTCGGAAGAAGCCGGGAAGCAGTGGGTAGTCAACCTGGATGAGATAGGCCCCCACTACCACGGTGTGCTGCCCGATAACATTGATCCCGAGCATGATACCGTTCGCTATGAATCTTTGTGGGGCAATCTGATGGCTGGTGGCGGCGGTGCCGAATGGTATTTTGGCTACAAATTTCCTAATGATGATTTGAATGCAGAAACCTTCCGCACCCGTAACAATATCTGGGATCAGACCCGCTTCGCACTGAACTTTTTTCATGAACATTTACCTTTCTGGGAGATGCAGGCTGCTGATACACTGGTAGATGCCGAAGGAGCCTACTGCTTTGCCAAGCCGGGCGAAGTATATGCGATATATACCCGCTATGGTGCAGCAACACAGCTTGACCTGGAAGACTATGAGGGTGCCTATCAGGTACAGTGGTACAATCCACAGACGGGAGAGGGGCTTTCGGATGGATCAGTCAGTGAAGTCCGTGGACCAGGCGAAGTGGCTTTGGGGGCTCCTCCTTCAGCACCAAAAGAAGATTGGGTAATTCTTGTTAAACCTTTAGAAAAACAATAA
- a CDS encoding rhodanese-like domain-containing protein, with protein MPKEQSPDQQVYKVPIIKAEELKARLQSKDKNFVLLDTRSEKEYKSGHLKEARFVNFETFTLKEVADIPKDKEIIVYCLSGGRSNRVGVQLLGAGYENVHNLEGGISSWKEKKYPVVYD; from the coding sequence ATGCCTAAAGAACAAAGCCCTGATCAGCAGGTTTATAAAGTACCTATCATCAAGGCTGAGGAGCTGAAAGCCCGATTGCAGAGTAAAGACAAAAACTTTGTTTTGCTGGATACCCGCTCAGAGAAGGAGTATAAAAGCGGACACCTCAAAGAGGCACGTTTTGTCAACTTTGAGACTTTTACATTGAAAGAAGTAGCAGATATTCCTAAGGATAAGGAAATTATCGTCTATTGCCTTTCCGGAGGAAGAAGTAATCGGGTGGGCGTGCAATTGTTAGGCGCTGGCTATGAGAATGTACATAATCTTGAAGGCGGCATCAGTAGCTGGAAAGAGAAAAAATATCCTGTAGTTTATGACTGA
- a CDS encoding TIGR04282 family arsenosugar biosynthesis glycosyltransferase codes for MTEASLIIFVKKPELGKVKTRLAKSIGNEKALEIYLKLLQRTYSITQALRQDKVVYYTPEIVHHDLWEDEFYLKALQAEGDLGTRMLKSFEERFEAGYQKACIIGSDCYQLSTEILEQAFAELEQNDVVIGPSADGGYYLLGMKKLYPALFQDKPWSTSRVLEQTVEDIKKERLSCYLLPELTDVDEEQDLETMR; via the coding sequence ATGACTGAAGCATCACTGATTATTTTTGTTAAAAAACCGGAATTAGGCAAGGTCAAAACACGGCTGGCAAAGAGTATCGGGAATGAAAAGGCGCTGGAAATATATTTAAAACTTTTGCAACGTACTTATAGTATTACGCAAGCGCTCAGGCAGGATAAAGTCGTGTACTATACCCCTGAGATTGTACATCATGATCTGTGGGAGGATGAATTTTATCTAAAAGCTTTGCAGGCAGAAGGTGATCTAGGTACACGCATGCTCAAAAGTTTTGAGGAAAGGTTTGAAGCAGGTTATCAAAAGGCATGTATCATCGGGAGCGACTGCTACCAGCTCAGTACTGAAATATTGGAACAGGCTTTTGCCGAACTGGAACAAAATGATGTAGTTATCGGACCATCTGCCGATGGAGGGTATTATCTGCTGGGAATGAAAAAATTATATCCTGCCTTATTTCAAGACAAGCCTTGGAGCACATCTCGGGTGTTGGAGCAGACCGTAGAAGATATCAAAAAAGAAAGACTAAGCTGCTATCTTTTGCCGGAGCTTACAGATGTAGACGAGGAACAGGATTTGGAAACTATGCGTTAA
- a CDS encoding macro domain-containing protein produces the protein MEARFSEIKIEIVQGDISQQPDMEAIVNAANAELRSGGGVAGAIHRAAGPELEEACRPLAPISPGEAVITQAFQLPNQWVVHCLGPVYGRDKPEDQLLANCYKNALELAENHQVQSIAFPAISTGIFGYPLQQAARVMLQTIQNKAKQLSSVQHIRIVLYGEHDCKLLEQSLQQML, from the coding sequence ATGGAAGCACGATTTTCAGAAATAAAAATAGAGATAGTGCAGGGAGATATCAGTCAGCAGCCAGATATGGAGGCTATTGTCAATGCAGCCAACGCTGAGCTTAGAAGCGGAGGAGGAGTAGCCGGAGCCATCCACCGGGCAGCAGGACCGGAATTGGAAGAGGCCTGTCGTCCGCTGGCACCTATTAGTCCGGGAGAGGCGGTAATTACTCAGGCTTTTCAGTTGCCTAACCAATGGGTGGTGCATTGTCTGGGACCAGTATACGGAAGAGACAAACCTGAAGATCAACTGCTGGCCAACTGTTATAAAAACGCCTTGGAACTGGCAGAAAATCATCAGGTGCAATCCATTGCTTTTCCGGCCATATCTACCGGTATTTTTGGATACCCCTTACAGCAGGCTGCCCGGGTGATGCTGCAAACGATTCAAAACAAAGCCAAACAGCTATCTTCTGTACAACATATCCGTATAGTCTTGTATGGCGAGCATGATTGCAAGCTGTTAGAACAAAGCCTACAACAAATGCTATGA
- a CDS encoding LEA type 2 family protein: MNPLWKQYSSKFFLWIMVLTVAATACTTPEAPDFNGVKNFKVDVQGLSKAQINGDAVFFNPNKQKIKIRQVDVSVFVEGDKVKDISQEFDITAMPNSEFIVPIDVSLSLADLNMNLLSTALSMLNGNKKKVRFEGKARVTVNGLPFRVPFEHEDEVKIEL; this comes from the coding sequence ATGAACCCGCTTTGGAAACAGTATAGCAGCAAGTTTTTTTTATGGATCATGGTACTGACGGTGGCTGCCACTGCCTGTACTACTCCTGAGGCTCCTGATTTTAATGGAGTCAAAAATTTTAAAGTAGATGTGCAGGGACTCAGCAAAGCCCAGATCAATGGTGATGCTGTTTTTTTCAATCCCAATAAGCAAAAGATTAAAATCCGGCAGGTGGATGTAAGTGTGTTTGTAGAAGGAGACAAGGTAAAAGACATCAGTCAGGAATTTGACATCACAGCCATGCCCAATAGTGAGTTTATCGTACCAATAGATGTAAGTCTTTCCTTAGCAGATCTCAATATGAACCTGCTCAGCACTGCACTGAGTATGCTGAATGGAAACAAGAAGAAAGTGCGCTTTGAAGGTAAAGCCCGAGTAACGGTGAATGGTCTTCCTTTCAGGGTACCTTTTGAGCATGAAGATGAAGTGAAGATAGAACTCTAG
- a CDS encoding acyl-CoA thioesterase: MISLSDLHKYRFQFEIQVRYSDMDMLGHANNAVYLTYLELARLGYFKEVIRQEWKEVALVLAHASMDYKVPVTPEVIPVAHIRASKLGNSSLHMENMITNQQGNILFFSSAMVLVAINTKTGKSTPIPESEKQKVIAYEPALETV; encoded by the coding sequence ATGATTTCGTTATCCGACTTACACAAATACCGGTTTCAGTTTGAGATACAGGTACGCTACTCCGATATGGACATGCTGGGGCATGCCAACAATGCAGTGTACCTGACTTATCTGGAACTGGCCAGATTAGGATATTTTAAAGAAGTAATCCGACAGGAATGGAAAGAGGTGGCTTTGGTGCTGGCACATGCCAGTATGGATTATAAAGTCCCAGTGACACCAGAAGTGATCCCGGTAGCGCATATCAGAGCAAGTAAGCTGGGTAATTCCAGCTTGCATATGGAGAACATGATTACCAATCAGCAGGGCAATATACTCTTTTTCTCTTCTGCTATGGTGTTGGTTGCCATCAACACCAAGACAGGAAAGTCAACCCCTATTCCTGAGTCGGAAAAACAAAAAGTAATTGCCTATGAACCCGCTTTGGAAACAGTATAG
- a CDS encoding carboxypeptidase regulatory-like domain-containing protein encodes MISKVYFLIVFFIMSCQTVPSAGVPKADDTPIQLFKTSLEITVRDNLGNIVDGAEVMLFNNKEDYQEEANPIQGIKYTDSKGRVKYSELNTQEYYINVAKGDLNNYGAGIKTDQLTEKRNNKVTIIIE; translated from the coding sequence ATGATCAGTAAAGTTTACTTCCTGATAGTCTTTTTCATCATGAGTTGCCAGACGGTTCCTTCTGCAGGTGTACCTAAGGCAGATGATACACCCATTCAGCTTTTTAAGACCTCTTTGGAGATTACGGTAAGAGATAATCTTGGTAACATCGTAGATGGGGCAGAGGTAATGCTCTTCAACAACAAAGAAGATTATCAAGAGGAAGCCAACCCAATACAGGGCATCAAATACACCGATTCCAAAGGCCGTGTAAAATACAGTGAACTAAATACCCAGGAGTACTATATCAACGTAGCTAAAGGGGATTTAAATAATTATGGCGCGGGGATCAAAACAGATCAACTTACCGAAAAAAGAAATAACAAAGTAACTATCATTATTGAGTAA
- a CDS encoding N-acetylmuramoyl-L-alanine amidase: MLSDTFFKRLWLVILQILCFCFSLSFAFAQNKQSLHTRQTSQNPPYYSRQQATVASDKHYAIQPDFSFTALSLTIDRSATFEGAYVIVGQDTFFLREDEHLAEEDPFKHSGLLIFDTPQTTFAFFSASIRGNVSFSLINAESGRGKANARMQESKKQRHSDQNVSCQPPEMIRTSVWREGLPEPAYNRIETNVRHVIVHHSAGSNISTDYLNTVRNIYLFHTQDRGWSDVGYNYLIAQDGTIFQGRSYSDDQADNDDVQGAHFCGQNSGTMGICMMGNFNTAVPSDTSITSLIRLTAWKLDKESLNPLASSSHPANSNLGVIAGHRNGCATECPGDNLYAMLEDIRLETEAYLEAGCQDEEEEPLAFQVYPIPTDGQLNISLPPEQIPEAIWLIDAAGNKFSVQAYLDQEEGIWMMETYGLATGVYILQISGDDFEQTRKLLIH; the protein is encoded by the coding sequence ATGTTATCAGATACTTTTTTTAAGCGGTTATGGCTGGTTATACTACAAATACTATGCTTTTGTTTTAGTTTATCTTTTGCGTTCGCACAAAATAAGCAGTCTCTCCATACCAGACAAACTTCTCAAAATCCGCCTTACTACAGCCGTCAGCAAGCTACCGTAGCTTCTGACAAGCACTATGCAATACAACCAGATTTTAGCTTTACTGCTTTGTCTCTCACCATTGATCGCTCTGCTACCTTTGAAGGAGCCTATGTAATTGTGGGGCAAGATACGTTTTTCCTGCGAGAGGATGAGCACCTTGCCGAAGAAGATCCATTCAAACATTCAGGCTTACTTATCTTTGATACACCCCAGACTACATTTGCTTTTTTTTCTGCCAGTATCAGGGGCAATGTCTCTTTTTCATTGATCAATGCAGAAAGTGGAAGAGGTAAAGCGAATGCCCGTATGCAGGAGTCCAAAAAACAGCGACATTCAGATCAAAATGTTAGCTGCCAGCCCCCTGAAATGATCCGTACCTCGGTATGGAGAGAGGGTTTGCCTGAGCCTGCTTACAATCGGATAGAAACCAACGTCAGGCATGTGATTGTCCACCATTCAGCAGGTTCCAATATCAGCACAGATTATCTGAATACGGTCCGCAACATTTATCTTTTTCATACCCAGGACAGAGGTTGGTCGGATGTGGGCTACAACTATTTAATCGCTCAGGATGGAACAATCTTTCAGGGAAGAAGCTACAGTGATGATCAGGCCGACAATGATGACGTACAGGGAGCACACTTTTGCGGACAAAATTCAGGAACGATGGGAATCTGTATGATGGGTAATTTTAATACCGCTGTTCCTTCGGATACTTCTATCACCTCACTTATTCGCCTTACTGCCTGGAAACTGGATAAAGAATCGCTCAACCCACTGGCCAGCAGCAGTCATCCGGCCAATAGCAATCTGGGTGTGATCGCCGGGCATCGCAATGGTTGTGCTACCGAATGCCCCGGCGACAATCTGTATGCCATGCTGGAGGATATCCGCCTTGAAACAGAAGCTTATCTGGAGGCAGGCTGCCAGGATGAAGAAGAAGAACCTCTGGCTTTTCAGGTATATCCTATTCCGACCGATGGGCAGCTTAACATCAGTTTGCCACCTGAGCAAATTCCGGAAGCAATCTGGCTGATAGATGCGGCAGGAAATAAATTCTCTGTTCAGGCTTATCTTGATCAGGAAGAAGGAATCTGGATGATGGAAACCTATGGTCTGGCAACAGGTGTATACATTTTACAAATCAGCGGAGATGACTTTGAGCAAACCCGTAAGCTGCTAATTCATTGA
- the yaaA gene encoding peroxide stress protein YaaA, producing the protein MISILSPSKTQDFADDSLDISKIDYTEPLLLQESGVLVKELRKKSVKAIEQLMSVSENIATLNHERFQHFSTPFSPENARQALLAFKGDVYTDIDVHAYKKVDFNFAQKHLCILSGLYGLLKPLDLIQPYRLEMKTKLKNPKGKDLYQFWGGKITGQLNELLKDQKTKVLINLASNEYFKAIKPAELDAEIITPVFKEHKDGEYKTIALYAKRARGMMANFIIRNRIDSPEKLKTFAEAQYEYRETLSSEKEWVFVR; encoded by the coding sequence ATGATAAGCATTCTTTCTCCTTCCAAAACACAAGACTTTGCTGATGACAGTCTGGATATTTCCAAAATTGATTATACCGAGCCACTACTGCTACAGGAATCGGGCGTACTGGTTAAGGAATTACGCAAAAAATCAGTCAAAGCAATTGAGCAGCTGATGTCGGTGAGTGAAAACATAGCGACGCTCAACCATGAGCGCTTTCAGCATTTTTCTACGCCTTTTTCTCCCGAAAATGCCCGTCAGGCACTGCTGGCATTCAAAGGAGATGTATATACTGACATTGACGTCCATGCCTACAAAAAAGTGGATTTTAATTTTGCTCAAAAACATCTGTGCATACTCTCTGGCCTCTATGGTCTGTTGAAACCTCTGGATCTGATTCAGCCTTATCGTTTGGAGATGAAAACCAAGCTAAAGAATCCGAAAGGAAAAGATCTCTACCAGTTTTGGGGAGGTAAAATTACCGGACAACTGAATGAACTACTGAAAGATCAGAAGACTAAAGTGCTGATCAACCTGGCTTCAAATGAATACTTCAAAGCCATTAAGCCTGCTGAACTGGACGCAGAGATTATCACGCCAGTATTCAAAGAGCACAAAGATGGAGAATACAAAACCATCGCACTCTATGCCAAACGCGCCCGAGGTATGATGGCCAACTTTATCATCCGCAACCGGATTGATAGCCCGGAGAAACTCAAAACTTTTGCAGAAGCCCAATACGAATACCGCGAAACGCTCTCTTCTGAGAAAGAATGGGTGTTTGTCCGCTAA
- a CDS encoding DUF2062 domain-containing protein has protein sequence MLTKLRSNRVGKMVLGLLKQGMSAQKLSLTLSLGVVLGIVPVFGFVTAVCAGIAAWWRLNIPLAIAVLYAVMPLQILLFIPFIRLGESIFGISKLVLAPEKILDHLQLDPLGYMLQIWHSVLGALGAWALCALLLGSAIYYLSFFVIGRFKKKKPLQETP, from the coding sequence ATGCTTACAAAACTAAGGAGTAACCGTGTAGGAAAAATGGTGCTGGGCTTGCTCAAACAGGGTATGTCGGCCCAAAAACTTTCGCTAACCCTCAGCCTGGGTGTAGTGCTGGGTATTGTTCCGGTATTCGGATTTGTCACGGCAGTATGTGCAGGCATTGCCGCCTGGTGGAGGCTTAATATTCCTTTGGCCATAGCTGTACTGTACGCAGTCATGCCCTTGCAGATTCTTCTTTTTATCCCCTTCATCAGATTGGGCGAAAGTATTTTTGGCATCAGCAAATTAGTGCTTGCCCCGGAAAAAATTCTGGACCATCTGCAACTTGATCCGCTGGGCTATATGTTGCAGATATGGCACTCGGTGCTGGGCGCATTGGGAGCCTGGGCTTTGTGCGCACTGCTTTTAGGCTCTGCTATTTATTACCTTTCCTTCTTTGTAATAGGGCGTTTCAAAAAGAAAAAGCCGCTCCAGGAAACTCCCTGA